A single window of Nicotiana tomentosiformis chromosome 1, ASM39032v3, whole genome shotgun sequence DNA harbors:
- the LOC138906359 gene encoding uncharacterized protein → MVHFRGRSHVWRQMLNAREEVEHEIVWELESGTTNIWDENWTGLGALYHVLPEDFPLNEDLQEVAELREEYWDRPYWMPTPSGKFSVSSARQILRHKAVPNQDFKLMWIKDMIQYFEGYKPILITTRVTWQLPFHGCYKCNIDGASKGNPRPSFLGFCVRDDEGDVVYARAVDLGVTTNVVADAKAILQGLDVKKIIEMKDNFNVRLSFIHSLNCLVQGED, encoded by the exons ATGGTGCATTTTAGGGGAaggtctcatgtttggagacaaatgctgaatgctagggaagaagtagaacatgagatcgtatgggaattggagagtggaacaactaatatttgggatgaaaattggactggattgggtgcactttatcatGTATTACCTGAAGACTTTCCATTAAATGAAGATCttcaggaggtggcagaactgcg tgaggaatattgggataggccatactggatgccaactccttcaggcaagttcagtgttagcagtgctAGGCAAATATTAAGGCATAAGGCTGTTCCTAATCAGGACttcaagttaatgtggattaaag acatgattcaatactttgaaggatataaacctatattgatcactacaagagtaacatggcagcttCCTTTTCATGGTTGTTACAAATGTAATATTGATGGAGCTTCAAAGGGCAATCCTAGACCTAGCTTcctaggcttttgtgtgagggatgatgaaggtgatgtggtgtatgctagggcagtagacctggGAGTGACAACTAATGTGGTAGCTGAcgctaaggctattcttcaagggttggatgtgaagaaaattatagagatgaaggacaacttcaat gtacgtctgagtttcattcattctctgaactgcctagtgcagggagAAGATTGA